A window from Thermococcus sp. encodes these proteins:
- a CDS encoding ABC transporter ATP-binding protein, with protein sequence KPDFVVLDEPTSALDVSVQANILNTLKGLQKEYGFSYLFISHDLGVVKYMSHRMGVMYLGKLVEVGPAKRIFENPLHPYTQMLLSAIPVPDPELARTKKRMEVKGEPPSPVNPPKGCRFHPRCPLAKAGLCDRREPPLIEVEKDHYVACWLYEKS encoded by the coding sequence CAAGCCGGACTTCGTGGTTCTCGATGAGCCAACATCGGCTCTCGATGTTTCGGTGCAGGCGAACATCCTGAACACCCTCAAGGGACTGCAGAAGGAATACGGCTTCTCGTACCTCTTCATAAGCCACGACCTCGGCGTCGTCAAGTATATGAGTCACAGAATGGGCGTCATGTACCTGGGTAAGCTTGTTGAAGTCGGGCCGGCCAAGAGGATATTTGAGAACCCGCTTCATCCCTATACCCAGATGCTCCTCTCTGCGATTCCTGTGCCCGATCCGGAGCTGGCCAGGACAAAGAAGAGGATGGAGGTCAAGGGGGAGCCACCAAGTCCGGTAAACCCGCCGAAAGGCTGCCGCTTCCATCCCCGCTGTCCCCTGGCCAAGGCAGGCCTCTGCGACAGGAGGGAGCCACCACTAATCGAGGTTGAGAAGGACCACTACGTCGCGTGCTGGCTGTATGAGAAATCTTAG